Proteins encoded in a region of the Nonomuraea helvata genome:
- a CDS encoding maltose ABC transporter substrate-binding protein gives MRMRALGVAALAALAFAATACGGSQPASQSASSAAPSASASTSAAKSGGTLVIWADPSRVKPLKPFADQFGTENGVTVEVKEISKDNQTTFLTASEQGSGPDIMIGAHDWIGNLVQNGAIDPVTLTDEQKAAFSAKAIQAVTFNGQIYGAPYAVENIALIRNTKLAPEAPATIEDMIAKGKALKAAGKVKEVLCIPVGQKGDAFHVYPIFASAGGALFGTTSSGDPDAKQVLVGSPDSVKAFGKLKDLGEKGDGALRTSITNENYIVNFAAGKCAYLISGPWAMSEVKKGGITYDISAVPAFKDGKPATPFVGVQTFFVASKGKNKALAQEFVANYVTNKDVAKALYEADPRPPALTAALQEVQASDPDAVKFMDAGKDGIPMPAIPEMAAIWEPFGIAENAVVKGGDAPKAAAAAQKAIDGSLKH, from the coding sequence ATGCGCATGCGGGCTCTGGGTGTGGCCGCTCTCGCGGCCCTCGCGTTCGCCGCGACAGCGTGCGGCGGTTCCCAGCCGGCTTCTCAGTCGGCTTCTTCGGCGGCACCCAGTGCGTCCGCCTCGACCTCGGCGGCGAAGAGCGGCGGCACGCTCGTGATCTGGGCGGACCCCAGCCGGGTCAAGCCGCTCAAGCCGTTCGCCGACCAGTTCGGCACCGAGAACGGCGTGACCGTCGAGGTGAAGGAGATCAGCAAGGACAACCAGACGACCTTCCTCACCGCCTCCGAGCAGGGCAGCGGCCCCGACATCATGATCGGCGCGCACGACTGGATCGGCAACCTCGTGCAGAACGGCGCGATCGACCCGGTCACGCTGACCGACGAGCAGAAGGCCGCCTTCTCGGCCAAGGCGATCCAGGCCGTGACGTTCAACGGGCAGATCTACGGCGCCCCGTACGCGGTGGAGAACATCGCGCTGATCCGCAACACCAAGCTCGCCCCCGAGGCGCCCGCCACGATCGAGGACATGATCGCCAAGGGCAAGGCGCTCAAGGCGGCCGGCAAGGTCAAGGAGGTGCTCTGCATCCCCGTCGGCCAGAAGGGCGACGCCTTCCACGTCTACCCGATCTTCGCCTCCGCCGGCGGCGCGCTGTTCGGCACCACCTCCAGCGGTGACCCCGACGCCAAGCAGGTGCTGGTCGGCTCGCCCGACTCGGTCAAGGCGTTCGGCAAGCTCAAGGACCTGGGTGAGAAGGGCGACGGCGCGCTGCGCACGTCCATCACGAACGAGAACTACATCGTGAACTTCGCCGCCGGCAAGTGCGCCTACCTGATCTCCGGCCCGTGGGCGATGAGCGAGGTCAAGAAGGGCGGCATCACGTACGACATCTCGGCCGTCCCGGCGTTCAAGGACGGCAAGCCCGCCACCCCGTTCGTCGGCGTGCAGACGTTCTTCGTGGCCTCCAAGGGCAAGAACAAGGCTCTGGCCCAGGAGTTCGTGGCCAACTACGTGACCAACAAGGACGTCGCGAAGGCGCTGTACGAGGCCGACCCGCGGCCCCCGGCGCTGACCGCCGCCCTCCAGGAGGTCCAGGCGAGCGACCCGGACGCCGTCAAGTTCATGGACGCCGGCAAGGACGGCATCCCGATGCCGGCCATCCCCGAGATGGCGGCGATCTGGGAGCCGTTCGGCATCGCCGAGAACGCCGTCGTCAAGGGCGGCGACGCGCCCAAGGCCGCCGCGGCCGCGCAGAAGGCCATCGACGGCTCGCTCAAGCACTGA
- a CDS encoding ABC transporter permease subunit yields the protein MALDVREAVETETSPRPRREITTAFVVSRVAVLAVTAAILLYAVPPLVAAGSWVSLALLCAASAAIAFLYLTRRFVPAKYLVPGTVFLIAFQMFPVAYTVTTAFTNFGDGHRGDKDAAVTAIETGSVRQAPGSPEYSLTAALRGEELVFLLVDPKTKQVRLGDAKGLSPLAGAQVGVTGKVLSAPGLTVLKAPEAAARGKEISALAVPTADGVIKANGLSRAVEGKAALVYDAGCDCVRGNGDTWKADEGQGYFVNAKGEHLAQGWQVGVGLGNFARVLTNPTISGYFAGVLGWNLVFALASVLGTFALGMSVALALHHPRMRGTRFYRIALILPYAMPAFAMLLVWRDMFNRDFGLINQLLGANVDWLGEPGTARFGVILVNVWLGFPYMFLVTTGALQAIPRELTEAAAIDGATPWKAFRRVTLPLLLVALTPLLISSFAFNFNNFNAIALTTDGGPFPADSPQVGATDLLITYTFRLAFGAGGAQFGFAAAISVFIFAIVALISAVAFRRTRKQEEVYA from the coding sequence ATGGCGCTCGACGTGCGCGAAGCCGTGGAGACCGAGACGTCTCCACGGCCCCGCCGGGAGATCACCACGGCGTTCGTGGTGAGCAGGGTCGCGGTGCTCGCCGTGACCGCCGCGATCCTGCTCTACGCCGTGCCGCCGCTGGTGGCCGCCGGGTCCTGGGTCTCGCTGGCGCTGCTGTGCGCCGCCAGTGCGGCCATCGCGTTCCTCTACCTGACCCGCCGCTTCGTCCCGGCCAAATATCTCGTCCCGGGCACCGTCTTCCTCATCGCGTTCCAGATGTTCCCCGTCGCCTACACGGTGACCACCGCGTTCACGAACTTCGGCGACGGCCACCGCGGCGACAAGGATGCCGCGGTCACCGCCATCGAGACCGGCTCCGTGCGGCAGGCACCCGGCTCGCCCGAGTACTCCCTGACCGCCGCGCTGCGCGGTGAGGAGCTGGTGTTCCTGCTGGTCGACCCGAAGACCAAGCAGGTGCGCCTGGGCGACGCGAAAGGGCTGTCGCCGCTGGCGGGCGCCCAGGTCGGCGTCACCGGCAAGGTGCTGAGCGCGCCCGGGCTGACCGTGCTCAAGGCGCCCGAGGCCGCCGCCCGCGGCAAGGAGATCTCCGCGCTGGCCGTGCCCACCGCCGACGGTGTGATCAAGGCGAACGGGCTCAGCCGGGCCGTCGAGGGCAAGGCGGCGCTCGTGTACGACGCCGGCTGCGACTGCGTGCGCGGCAACGGCGACACCTGGAAGGCCGACGAGGGGCAGGGGTACTTCGTCAACGCCAAGGGCGAGCACCTGGCGCAGGGCTGGCAGGTCGGCGTCGGGCTCGGCAACTTCGCCCGCGTGCTGACTAATCCCACTATTTCGGGCTATTTCGCCGGGGTGCTGGGCTGGAACCTGGTCTTCGCGCTGGCCTCCGTGCTCGGCACGTTCGCGCTCGGCATGTCGGTGGCGCTGGCGCTGCACCATCCGCGGATGCGCGGCACCCGGTTCTACCGGATCGCGCTGATCCTGCCGTACGCGATGCCCGCCTTCGCCATGCTGCTGGTGTGGCGCGACATGTTCAACCGTGACTTCGGCCTGATCAACCAGCTCCTCGGGGCCAACGTCGACTGGCTGGGCGAGCCGGGCACCGCCAGGTTCGGCGTGATCCTGGTCAACGTGTGGCTCGGCTTCCCGTACATGTTCCTGGTCACCACCGGCGCGCTGCAGGCCATCCCGCGCGAGCTGACCGAGGCGGCGGCCATCGACGGGGCCACACCGTGGAAGGCGTTCCGCCGGGTGACGCTGCCGCTGCTGCTGGTCGCGCTCACGCCCCTGCTGATCTCGTCGTTCGCCTTCAACTTCAACAACTTCAACGCGATCGCGCTCACCACCGACGGCGGGCCGTTCCCGGCGGACAGCCCGCAGGTGGGCGCCACCGACCTGCTGATCACCTACACGTTCCGGCTGGCGTTCGGGGCGGGCGGCGCGCAGTTCGGCTTCGCGGCGGCGATCTCGGTGTTCATCTTCGCGATCGTGGCCCTCATCTCAGCCGTGGCGTTCCGCCGCACCCGCAAGCAGGAGGAGGTCTACGCGTGA